One Amycolatopsis sp. NBC_00355 genomic window carries:
- a CDS encoding serine/threonine-protein kinase: MEQFGPYRIEGLLGRGGMGEVHRAYDTAHDRVVALKLLSDPYVADEAFRARFRRESQIVARLREPHVIPIHAYGEIDGQLYLDMRLVEGKDLKELLEDGPLTPDRAAGIVEQVAGALDAAHVDGLVHRDVKPSNVLVTSGDFVYLVDFGIARSMSGEATSLTGTGNVIGTLDYMAPERFGDAPITGLVDVYALACVFFECLTGHRPFLADGAAAQMGAHLTAPPPVLSQERPGVPVALDAVVARGMAKNPADRYPTAAAFAAAVRNALAAPAAAPIPTWQKTLPGPVTPARPMPTLQAQHGMSAPVTPPRPMPAPAYAGPPTGPYPGPPTGQYAGPPTGPRSMTGPALLTASSQPRPSKSQRGRWIALCSALAGIVVVALLVTYFVSKDKTTQTGSPSPTPPVTVPPGSSSSPPPSETSPQPSTSESSPPKQEHDMALYNALPAVYKQYTCVDAAAPAGTAAAVECTDSNVGDVRIGNVVFPQPTGAKFYRFADAAAMDAYFQNIVKTQGLTRNDARGACRPETYPKIWGTYYRAEVPNPIPGEYLTCFLGDPAQLVWTEKKSLIAGVLLSTKVADTNQLDMLYQWWNTEVLSEMPKS, translated from the coding sequence ATGGAGCAGTTCGGGCCGTACCGGATCGAAGGCCTGCTGGGTCGAGGCGGCATGGGCGAGGTCCACCGCGCCTACGACACGGCGCACGACCGCGTCGTCGCGCTGAAGCTGTTGTCCGACCCGTACGTGGCGGACGAGGCGTTCCGCGCGCGGTTCCGCCGCGAGTCGCAGATCGTGGCGCGGCTGCGCGAGCCGCACGTGATCCCGATCCACGCGTACGGCGAGATCGACGGGCAGCTGTACCTCGACATGCGGCTGGTCGAGGGCAAGGACCTGAAGGAGCTGCTCGAGGACGGGCCGCTGACGCCGGATCGCGCCGCCGGCATCGTCGAGCAGGTGGCGGGCGCGCTCGACGCGGCCCACGTGGACGGCCTGGTGCACCGCGACGTCAAGCCGTCGAACGTGCTCGTCACGAGCGGCGACTTCGTGTACCTCGTGGACTTCGGCATCGCACGCTCGATGAGCGGCGAGGCCACGTCGCTCACCGGCACCGGCAACGTGATCGGCACGCTCGACTACATGGCGCCGGAACGCTTCGGCGACGCCCCGATCACCGGCCTCGTCGACGTCTACGCGCTCGCGTGCGTGTTCTTCGAGTGCCTCACCGGGCACCGTCCGTTCCTGGCGGACGGTGCGGCCGCGCAGATGGGCGCGCACCTGACCGCGCCGCCGCCGGTGCTTTCGCAGGAGCGCCCGGGCGTGCCGGTCGCGCTGGACGCCGTGGTGGCGCGCGGGATGGCGAAGAACCCGGCCGACCGCTACCCGACGGCGGCGGCGTTCGCGGCCGCCGTCCGGAACGCCCTGGCGGCGCCGGCCGCGGCACCGATCCCGACGTGGCAGAAGACCCTGCCCGGTCCGGTGACCCCGGCGCGGCCGATGCCGACGCTGCAAGCGCAGCACGGCATGTCCGCGCCGGTGACCCCGCCACGGCCGATGCCGGCTCCCGCTTACGCGGGCCCGCCGACCGGGCCGTACCCGGGCCCGCCGACGGGGCAGTACGCCGGCCCGCCGACCGGCCCAAGGTCGATGACCGGGCCGGCCCTGCTCACCGCGTCGTCGCAGCCCCGGCCGTCGAAGTCCCAGCGGGGCCGGTGGATCGCGTTGTGCAGCGCGCTCGCCGGGATCGTCGTGGTGGCGTTGCTGGTCACGTACTTCGTGAGCAAGGACAAGACGACGCAGACAGGCAGCCCGTCGCCGACCCCGCCGGTCACGGTGCCGCCGGGTTCGTCCTCGTCGCCGCCGCCCTCGGAGACGTCGCCGCAACCGTCCACTTCGGAATCTTCGCCACCGAAGCAGGAACACGACATGGCGCTGTACAACGCCCTTCCGGCTGTCTACAAGCAATACACGTGCGTCGACGCGGCCGCGCCGGCAGGCACAGCGGCTGCGGTCGAGTGCACGGATTCGAACGTCGGCGACGTCCGGATCGGCAACGTGGTGTTCCCCCAGCCGACCGGAGCGAAGTTCTACCGGTTCGCCGACGCGGCCGCGATGGACGCCTACTTCCAGAACATCGTCAAAACCCAAGGCCTCACCCGCAACGACGCACGAGGCGCGTGCCGCCCGGAGACGTACCCGAAGATCTGGGGCACGTATTACCGCGCGGAGGTCCCGAACCCGATCCCGGGCGAATACCTGACGTGCTTCCTCGGCGACCCGGCGCAGCTCGTGTGGACGGAGAAGAAGAGCTTGATCGCTGGAGTGCTGCTGTCCACGAAGGTCGCCGACACCAACCAGCTGGACATGCTCTACCAGTGGTGGAACACGGAGGTCCTGTCGGAGATGCCGAAGAGCTGA
- a CDS encoding metallophosphoesterase: MSTLSNKSTSGAKAARLAAGTVALGAATLGYAVGIERRHWTLRTAELPVLAPGSRPFTILHVSDLHMLPSHRSKQRWVAALNELNPDLVVNTGDNLSHHQAVPSVLRALGPLLDRPGVFVFGSNDYYAPKPKNPARYLMPKGKKKRIHGVQLPWRDLRAAFVEHGWTDLTHVRRMIDVGGQRVFAAGVDDPHLRRDRYADISGPADSGAAVRLGVTHSPEPRVLDTFATDGYDLVLAGHTHGGQLRLPGYGALVTNCDLDRSRARGASRWGAHMWLHVSAGLGTSPWAPARFACPPEASLLTLVPRGSEASEPRKAARRKARDNVR, encoded by the coding sequence GTGAGCACGCTCAGTAACAAATCCACGTCCGGGGCGAAAGCGGCACGCCTCGCCGCGGGGACGGTGGCGCTCGGCGCCGCGACCCTCGGTTACGCCGTCGGCATCGAACGGCGCCACTGGACCCTGCGCACCGCCGAGCTCCCGGTACTGGCGCCCGGGTCGCGGCCGTTCACCATCCTGCACGTCTCGGACCTGCACATGCTGCCGAGCCACCGCAGCAAGCAGCGCTGGGTCGCGGCCCTGAACGAGCTGAACCCGGACCTGGTCGTCAACACGGGTGACAACCTGTCGCACCACCAGGCCGTGCCTTCGGTGCTGCGCGCGCTCGGCCCGCTGCTCGACCGGCCCGGCGTGTTCGTCTTCGGGAGCAACGACTACTACGCGCCGAAACCCAAGAACCCGGCCCGCTACCTGATGCCGAAGGGCAAGAAGAAGCGCATCCACGGCGTCCAGCTGCCGTGGCGCGACCTGCGCGCGGCGTTCGTCGAGCACGGCTGGACCGACCTGACGCACGTGCGCCGGATGATCGACGTCGGCGGGCAGCGGGTGTTCGCCGCGGGCGTCGACGACCCGCACCTGCGCCGCGACCGCTACGCCGACATCTCCGGCCCGGCCGACAGCGGCGCGGCCGTCCGCCTCGGCGTGACGCACTCGCCGGAGCCGCGGGTGCTCGACACGTTCGCCACGGACGGTTACGACCTCGTGCTGGCCGGCCACACCCACGGCGGCCAGCTGCGCCTCCCGGGCTACGGCGCGCTCGTCACCAACTGTGACCTGGATCGCAGTCGCGCCCGCGGTGCCTCGCGCTGGGGCGCGCACATGTGGCTGCACGTCTCGGCCGGCCTGGGGACGTCGCCGTGGGCGCCGGCGAGGTTCGCCTGCCCGCCGGAAGCGAGCCTGTTGACGCTGGTCCCGCGCGGCTCGGAGGCTTCAGAACCGCGTAAGGCAGCCCGCCGGAAAGCCCGTGACAACGTCCGCTAG
- a CDS encoding methyltransferase domain-containing protein, translating to MLEGYAPGYGRDAVSMMSARTAAERATFAQPLFGPGMWVVDLGCGPGSITLGLGAESRVTGVDVDAGQVAMARDVARRSGRSTVDFVVASAYALPFDDGSVDVAFSHALFEHLAAPLDALRELRRVLKPGGRLALSTSDWSKARLRPKTANVDAALRGHYLLRRRAGGDPFAGRKIADHCAAAGFAEIVARPRYREDMTYRDLAKYVESRLDAAIADPDYGRDRDQLASAARSAWTWLRSGDGDFSQCWVELTATRV from the coding sequence GTGCTGGAGGGTTACGCGCCGGGCTACGGGCGAGACGCGGTTTCGATGATGTCCGCGCGCACGGCTGCCGAACGCGCGACGTTCGCCCAGCCGCTGTTCGGGCCGGGGATGTGGGTGGTCGACCTCGGCTGCGGCCCGGGCTCGATCACGCTGGGGCTGGGTGCGGAGTCGCGCGTCACCGGGGTCGACGTCGACGCCGGTCAGGTCGCGATGGCCCGCGACGTCGCGCGCCGTTCCGGCCGGTCCACAGTGGACTTCGTGGTGGCGTCGGCGTACGCGTTGCCGTTCGACGACGGCAGCGTGGACGTCGCGTTCTCGCACGCCCTGTTCGAGCACCTGGCCGCGCCGCTGGACGCGCTGCGGGAGCTGCGCCGGGTCCTGAAGCCGGGTGGCCGGCTCGCGCTGTCCACTTCGGACTGGAGCAAGGCGCGGCTGCGCCCGAAGACGGCGAACGTCGACGCGGCGCTGCGCGGCCACTACCTGCTGCGCCGCCGGGCGGGCGGCGACCCGTTCGCCGGCCGCAAGATCGCCGACCACTGCGCGGCGGCGGGGTTCGCCGAGATCGTCGCGCGCCCCCGCTACCGCGAGGACATGACGTACCGGGACCTGGCGAAGTACGTCGAATCCCGGTTGGACGCGGCGATCGCCGACCCGGACTACGGCCGCGACCGCGACCAGCTGGCGAGCGCGGCCCGCTCGGCCTGGACGTGGCTCAGAAGCGGTGACGGCGACTTCAGCCAGTGCTGGGTGGAACTGACCGCGACGAGAGTGTGA
- a CDS encoding prolyl oligopeptidase family serine peptidase, whose protein sequence is MSTQSANQYPPAVVPDRLFDEAETEARWRARFHAPRISVPDWARDAPDRCVYVSNSSGVWEVYAWNRATDEHRRVTDRPNGTMHATPSPDGEWIWWFDDTDGDEFGSWVREPFAATEGSKPEKAVPDVHDGYPAGLEIGAGLVAVGVSTDDGSELFARIDGETHRFYSHADDAGIASLSRDESLIAISHSEHGDSRHPALRVLATGGFATVADKWDGEGKGLSALEFSPLPGDQRLLVLHERRGREELLVWDVREDTETEIELDLPGEVVAGWYPDGRALLVVHFHEGRSSLYRYDLDSAELSSVDTPAGRIGGAGVRPDGTVEYSWSSAAEPAAVRARTADGADSVLLAPPGDRAPGSEPVTDAFVEGVGGRIHALVSRPSGAPEGPLPTVFSLHGGPHAADEDRFSAYRATWLDAGFAVVEVNYRGSTGYGSAWRDAIEGRPGLTELEDVASVHDWAVQSGLSDPKKCVVNGASWGGYLSLLAIGTQPTRWAAAVAGVPVADYVAAYEDEMEQLRSFDRALFGGSPEDVPAVYAECSPITYVDAVTAPVLVLAGDNDPRCPIRQIENYLDRLGGRELHHEFYRYDAGHGSLVIAETIKQTAIEVNFAQRALGLR, encoded by the coding sequence GTGAGCACGCAGTCAGCCAACCAATATCCGCCCGCGGTGGTCCCGGACCGGCTGTTCGACGAGGCCGAGACCGAAGCCCGCTGGCGCGCCCGCTTCCACGCGCCGCGCATTTCCGTGCCCGACTGGGCCCGCGACGCCCCCGATCGATGCGTCTACGTCTCCAACTCAAGCGGTGTCTGGGAGGTCTACGCCTGGAACCGGGCGACCGACGAGCACCGACGCGTCACCGATCGGCCCAACGGCACCATGCACGCCACGCCCTCGCCGGACGGCGAGTGGATCTGGTGGTTCGACGACACCGACGGCGACGAGTTCGGCTCGTGGGTGCGCGAGCCGTTCGCCGCGACCGAGGGCAGCAAGCCCGAGAAGGCGGTGCCGGACGTCCACGACGGCTACCCGGCCGGCCTCGAGATCGGCGCCGGCCTCGTCGCGGTCGGCGTCTCGACCGACGACGGCAGCGAGCTGTTCGCCCGGATCGACGGCGAGACGCACCGCTTCTACAGCCACGCGGACGACGCCGGCATCGCGTCGCTCTCGCGCGACGAGAGCCTGATCGCCATCTCGCACTCCGAACACGGCGACTCGCGTCACCCGGCGCTGCGCGTCCTCGCGACCGGCGGGTTCGCCACCGTCGCCGACAAGTGGGACGGCGAGGGCAAGGGCCTGTCCGCTCTCGAGTTCTCCCCGCTGCCCGGCGACCAGCGCCTGCTGGTGCTGCACGAACGGCGGGGCCGCGAGGAGCTGCTGGTCTGGGACGTCCGGGAGGACACCGAGACGGAGATCGAGCTGGACCTGCCCGGCGAGGTCGTCGCCGGCTGGTACCCGGACGGGCGCGCCCTGCTGGTCGTGCACTTCCACGAAGGCCGCAGCTCGTTGTACCGCTACGACCTCGACTCGGCCGAGCTGTCCTCAGTGGACACTCCGGCGGGCCGGATCGGCGGCGCCGGCGTCCGTCCCGACGGGACGGTCGAGTACTCCTGGTCGAGCGCGGCCGAGCCGGCCGCCGTCCGGGCCCGCACCGCCGACGGCGCCGACTCGGTGCTGCTGGCACCCCCGGGCGACCGGGCGCCGGGGTCGGAGCCGGTGACCGACGCGTTCGTCGAAGGCGTCGGCGGCCGGATCCACGCGCTGGTCTCGCGCCCGTCCGGAGCGCCCGAAGGCCCGCTGCCGACGGTGTTCTCGCTGCACGGCGGCCCGCACGCGGCCGACGAGGACCGCTTCTCGGCGTACCGCGCGACCTGGCTCGACGCCGGGTTCGCCGTGGTCGAGGTCAACTACCGAGGTTCGACCGGCTACGGCTCGGCCTGGCGGGACGCCATCGAGGGCCGGCCGGGGCTGACCGAGCTGGAAGACGTCGCCTCGGTGCACGACTGGGCCGTCCAAAGTGGACTCAGTGACCCGAAGAAGTGCGTGGTGAACGGCGCTTCGTGGGGTGGCTACCTGTCCCTGCTGGCGATCGGCACGCAGCCGACGCGGTGGGCGGCGGCCGTCGCCGGGGTGCCGGTGGCGGACTACGTCGCCGCGTACGAGGACGAGATGGAGCAGCTGCGCTCGTTCGACCGCGCCCTCTTCGGCGGTTCGCCCGAGGACGTGCCCGCGGTGTACGCGGAGTGCTCGCCGATCACCTACGTCGACGCCGTCACGGCGCCGGTGCTGGTGCTGGCCGGCGACAACGACCCGCGCTGCCCGATCCGGCAGATCGAGAACTACCTCGACCGGCTCGGCGGCCGCGAACTGCACCACGAGTTCTACCGGTACGACGCCGGCCACGGCTCGCTGGTGATCGCCGAGACGATCAAGCAGACGGCCATCGAGGTCAACTTCGCCCAGCGGGCCCTCGGCCTGCGCTGA
- a CDS encoding GNAT family N-acetyltransferase, translating to MVTDVLDPRHDAEPAYWTALRERAGLRADWSWEVLRTQAWAARTPQPITVLRDGDEPRGVVCAAWVTGRTRRYRFASATARRGLLGGLDVRGPGASSQPGWWFADAGDDGGVTRLLEAYVPAIRAELGRGFRGMLLRQVGETGLDAVGGRFRLVRRTEDIAVLDVSAFGSRDDWMHSLARKRKQNLRKIFRTFDADPSVEVRCVPGKEADPVAIAEVLRHNERKHHDVPIVPLPHFTGYLTELLRQPDVTVIEYRDTATGRLLAVATLLDHPELPIARHWGALGPEAGGRPNLYFHFYGEAVSWAIAHGRSSVVFGKKMTEMKATLGARLVPQYAAAVPVC from the coding sequence ATGGTGACCGACGTGCTCGACCCGCGTCACGACGCGGAACCCGCGTACTGGACGGCGTTGCGCGAGCGTGCCGGGCTCCGGGCCGACTGGAGCTGGGAGGTGCTCAGGACCCAGGCGTGGGCCGCGCGGACCCCGCAGCCGATCACCGTGCTGCGCGACGGCGACGAACCCCGTGGCGTCGTCTGCGCCGCGTGGGTCACCGGCCGGACCCGCCGTTACCGGTTCGCCTCCGCGACCGCGCGTCGCGGCCTGCTCGGCGGCCTCGACGTCCGCGGGCCCGGCGCGAGTTCGCAGCCCGGCTGGTGGTTCGCGGACGCCGGCGACGACGGGGGCGTGACGCGGCTGCTCGAGGCGTACGTCCCGGCGATCCGCGCGGAACTCGGCCGCGGGTTCCGCGGGATGCTGCTCCGGCAGGTCGGCGAGACCGGGCTGGACGCCGTCGGCGGCCGGTTCCGGCTGGTGCGGCGGACCGAGGACATCGCGGTGCTCGACGTCAGCGCGTTCGGCTCCCGCGACGACTGGATGCACTCGCTGGCCCGCAAGCGCAAGCAGAACCTGCGCAAGATCTTCCGCACGTTCGACGCCGACCCGAGCGTCGAGGTGCGGTGCGTGCCGGGCAAGGAAGCCGACCCGGTCGCCATCGCGGAAGTGTTGCGGCACAACGAACGCAAGCACCACGACGTGCCGATCGTGCCGCTGCCGCACTTCACCGGCTACCTGACCGAGCTGCTGCGCCAGCCCGACGTCACGGTGATCGAGTACCGCGACACCGCGACCGGACGGCTGCTCGCCGTGGCCACCCTGCTCGACCACCCGGAGCTCCCGATCGCGCGGCACTGGGGCGCGCTCGGGCCCGAGGCCGGCGGCCGGCCCAACCTCTACTTCCACTTCTACGGCGAGGCGGTGAGCTGGGCGATCGCGCACGGGCGGTCGTCGGTGGTGTTCGGCAAGAAGATGACCGAGATGAAGGCGACGCTCGGCGCGCGGCTCGTCCCGCAGTACGCGGCGGCCGTCCCGGTTTGCTAG
- a CDS encoding GNAT family N-acetyltransferase, with the protein MTFTVRVLDPRTDPEPAGWAAFLHAQQAPLTWDYSLLCTESRHSRSPYLLTVVTDGAAIVAAVLAMLCRPGSATHPGPVGGAARWGPRWLEVQHAWLSSYPAWLFAEDVDPAGQREILRRFERAVCRVAGPGCLGVVYRAVAPDATGLVSGRGRLVREIQPTLVLENTFTDLDGWLATLSRNRRSSLRGQIRKIAADPGLTVRAGTARDDLDGAELAAMLHAHRAAKGPVKFDQRGPVTGEYLDELIRRPDVVTTTYHDADGRLLAFTDLLDHPVMPLHQHWAALPPAEGRPKHLYFDVVARGVGHMIEHRRKFLSLGRGVTDLKTSLGFSPAPMAGAVVPRPVIRW; encoded by the coding sequence ATGACCTTCACCGTGCGGGTGCTCGACCCGCGCACCGATCCCGAGCCCGCCGGCTGGGCCGCCTTCCTGCACGCCCAGCAGGCGCCGTTGACCTGGGACTACAGCCTGCTGTGCACGGAGTCGCGGCACTCGCGCAGCCCGTACCTGCTGACCGTGGTCACCGACGGCGCCGCGATCGTCGCCGCGGTGCTCGCCATGCTGTGCCGCCCCGGTTCCGCGACCCACCCGGGCCCGGTCGGCGGCGCCGCGAGGTGGGGGCCGCGCTGGCTGGAGGTCCAGCACGCCTGGCTGAGCAGCTATCCGGCGTGGCTGTTCGCCGAAGACGTCGACCCGGCCGGGCAGCGCGAGATCCTGCGCCGGTTCGAGCGGGCGGTCTGCCGCGTCGCCGGGCCGGGCTGCCTCGGCGTGGTCTACCGCGCGGTCGCGCCGGACGCCACCGGACTGGTGTCCGGGCGGGGCCGGCTCGTGCGTGAGATCCAGCCGACGCTCGTGCTGGAGAACACGTTCACCGACCTCGACGGCTGGCTCGCGACGCTGAGCCGCAACCGCCGGTCGAGCCTGCGCGGCCAGATCCGCAAGATCGCCGCCGACCCCGGCCTGACCGTTCGCGCCGGCACCGCCCGCGACGACCTCGACGGCGCCGAACTGGCCGCGATGCTGCACGCGCACCGCGCGGCCAAGGGCCCGGTGAAGTTCGACCAGCGCGGCCCGGTCACCGGCGAGTACCTGGACGAGCTGATCCGGCGCCCGGACGTCGTCACGACGACCTACCACGACGCCGACGGCCGGCTGCTCGCCTTCACCGACCTGCTCGACCACCCGGTGATGCCGCTGCACCAGCACTGGGCCGCGCTGCCGCCCGCCGAGGGCCGGCCGAAGCACCTCTACTTCGACGTCGTCGCGCGCGGGGTCGGGCACATGATCGAGCACCGCCGGAAGTTCCTGTCCCTGGGCCGCGGGGTCACCGACCTCAAGACGTCGCTGGGGTTCTCCCCGGCCCCGATGGCCGGGGCCGTCGTGCCGAGGCCGGTGATCCGATGGTGA
- a CDS encoding GNAT family N-acetyltransferase, with product MKFAFHDPRTDPAPAGWAEFSRTARLHPVWDYGLMGLEAWGARNPQLVAVAVEGDEIVAGMSVLVCRLPWSSRFAPAPGRRSPRPCWAEVYQPWLSGFPGIVFAPDLPAADRQPLVRAFERQLRRHLGPGLLGVVYRAIGEEFAAGVGGRARLVKRTDPTTVLENRFTTEDDWLATLPSGRRSSLRRRGRRIAEDPALVVRGGPGRDDVDGVEVASLIKVHRERYGKLPLDTRTMPSAGFLHRYVRRPDVHTLTYRDADGRLLAVNTMLDHPDSPSLQHWAALPLDERGRGAGLYFDAYVRAVRFMARRGAKELSAGRGMVELKQELGFRPRALFTAAVPRPVLGR from the coding sequence ATGAAGTTCGCGTTCCACGATCCCCGCACGGACCCGGCTCCCGCGGGCTGGGCGGAGTTCTCCCGGACCGCGCGGCTGCACCCGGTGTGGGATTACGGCTTGATGGGTCTCGAAGCCTGGGGCGCGCGCAACCCGCAGCTGGTGGCCGTCGCCGTCGAGGGGGACGAGATCGTCGCGGGAATGTCCGTTCTGGTCTGTCGCCTGCCGTGGTCCTCGCGGTTCGCGCCGGCGCCGGGACGTCGGTCGCCGCGCCCGTGCTGGGCCGAGGTCTACCAGCCGTGGCTGAGCGGCTTCCCGGGCATCGTGTTCGCGCCGGACCTCCCGGCCGCCGACCGGCAGCCGCTGGTGCGCGCCTTCGAACGGCAGCTGCGCCGGCACCTGGGCCCCGGGCTGCTGGGCGTGGTCTACCGCGCGATCGGCGAGGAGTTCGCCGCCGGTGTCGGCGGCCGGGCCCGGCTGGTCAAGCGGACCGACCCGACGACGGTGCTGGAAAACCGCTTCACCACCGAAGACGACTGGCTCGCGACGCTCCCGTCCGGCCGCCGGTCGAGCCTGCGCCGCCGCGGCCGGCGGATCGCCGAGGACCCGGCGCTGGTGGTGCGCGGCGGCCCCGGCCGGGACGACGTCGACGGCGTCGAGGTCGCGTCGCTGATCAAGGTGCACCGCGAGCGGTACGGGAAGCTCCCGCTGGACACGCGCACGATGCCGTCGGCCGGGTTCCTGCACCGCTACGTCCGGCGCCCGGACGTCCACACGCTGACCTACCGCGACGCCGACGGCCGGCTGCTGGCCGTGAACACCATGCTCGACCACCCGGACAGCCCCAGCCTGCAGCACTGGGCGGCGTTGCCGCTGGACGAACGTGGCCGGGGCGCGGGTTTGTATTTCGACGCGTATGTCCGCGCTGTCCGATTCATGGCGCGACGCGGCGCAAAAGAACTTTCGGCGGGCCGGGGCATGGTCGAACTGAAACAGGAATTGGGGTTCCGGCCGCGGGCGCTCTTCACCGCGGCGGTACCGAGGCCGGTGCTGGGCCGATGA
- a CDS encoding glycosyltransferase family 2 protein — translation MTRAFPGPAACGLTVVIPCFNEVDNVGPSYREITNELADYSLELFYVDDGSTDGTLGKIRSLAKSDPRVRYVSFSRNFGFEAAFSAGYRYASSPWVLHIDADQQFPAAESHKLIAAAEQGYDAVFGVRTNRQDPRLRRWGTAAFHFIGARLLRIEIPPGATAFRLVRAELARKIVDLRLGTPYFLATVPRLTSRYTCVQVAHRARERGESKVGMSFLSSHAIELFVGFTRRLTTAASATALFAAGFGVLAAAAAASGLLGASATAVTLFMLLTVLLLVLSLTVRYLVVVGAGQPKPRQFYIREANVVVDVEDRLFTTEDPEGPRRIDVQLGKGISA, via the coding sequence ATGACCAGGGCATTCCCCGGTCCGGCGGCATGCGGACTCACCGTAGTCATTCCGTGCTTCAACGAAGTCGACAACGTCGGACCGTCCTATCGGGAAATAACCAACGAACTGGCCGACTATTCACTGGAACTGTTTTACGTCGATGACGGGAGCACCGACGGAACACTGGGCAAGATCCGTTCACTCGCCAAGTCCGACCCGCGTGTGCGGTATGTATCCTTCAGCCGCAATTTCGGTTTCGAAGCGGCCTTCTCGGCCGGCTACCGGTACGCGTCGTCGCCCTGGGTGCTGCACATCGACGCCGATCAGCAGTTCCCCGCCGCCGAGTCGCACAAGCTCATCGCGGCGGCCGAACAGGGGTACGACGCGGTCTTCGGCGTCCGCACGAACCGGCAGGACCCGCGGCTGCGGCGGTGGGGCACCGCCGCGTTCCACTTCATCGGCGCCCGCCTGCTGCGCATCGAGATCCCGCCGGGCGCCACGGCGTTCCGGCTGGTCCGGGCCGAGCTGGCCCGGAAGATCGTGGACCTGCGGCTCGGCACGCCGTACTTCCTGGCCACGGTCCCGCGGCTGACGAGCCGCTACACCTGTGTCCAGGTGGCGCACCGGGCCCGCGAGCGCGGTGAGTCCAAAGTGGGCATGAGCTTCCTGTCGTCGCACGCGATCGAGCTCTTCGTCGGGTTCACCCGGCGGCTGACCACCGCGGCCTCGGCGACCGCGCTGTTCGCCGCCGGCTTCGGGGTGCTGGCCGCCGCGGCGGCGGCGTCCGGCCTGCTCGGCGCGAGTGCCACGGCCGTGACGCTCTTCATGCTGCTCACCGTGCTGCTGCTGGTGTTGTCGCTGACCGTGCGCTACCTCGTCGTGGTCGGCGCGGGGCAGCCGAAGCCGCGGCAGTTCTACATCCGGGAGGCGAACGTCGTGGTCGACGTCGAGGACCGGCTCTTCACGACCGAGGACCCCGAGGGGCCCCGGCGGATCGATGTGCAACTGGGGAAAGGCATTTCAGCGTGA
- a CDS encoding ATP-grasp domain-containing protein, which translates to MILGGADGAVSTYERARELGFRTICVDVRPGAPGVAFADEFLQVSVRAPEQIAAALDGRRDIAGVLCPASDVGLPTLAWLTRHWGLPDPLPEYAVQASTDKSVFRALCDHLGLPGYRSVAGRPGPELVNAAQQLRFPTLVKPVDSSGSRGVVSCSGPGRLAKAFTESLAFSPSGRLVVEEHLDGTHYTIEALVVDGRIVFHAVTERTLTPPPFFVTSSHLLPGELPADAELRLIEALDLICAELGYRTGPLTLDAVLGRDGQLYLIEMGARMGGNGLAEAIQHCYGADLIAAGIAAATGDEVRLDLHAAKPTLVHILASDRGGHLSRVDGVEDVAAMPGVVGLHLFADEGSYVKPYEQAGYKLGYVVLTARSVPEVLAAENEVRGTLKFLLHEQDMAVPLP; encoded by the coding sequence GTGATCCTGGGGGGCGCGGACGGTGCGGTCAGCACCTACGAACGAGCCCGCGAGCTGGGCTTCCGCACGATCTGCGTCGACGTCCGCCCCGGCGCGCCGGGGGTCGCGTTCGCGGACGAGTTCCTGCAGGTCAGCGTGCGGGCGCCGGAGCAGATCGCGGCGGCGCTCGACGGCCGTCGCGACATCGCCGGGGTGCTCTGCCCGGCGAGCGACGTCGGCCTGCCGACGCTGGCGTGGCTCACCCGGCACTGGGGCCTGCCGGATCCCCTGCCCGAGTACGCGGTCCAGGCCTCGACGGACAAGTCCGTCTTCCGCGCGCTGTGTGACCACTTAGGACTCCCGGGTTACCGCAGTGTCGCCGGGCGCCCGGGCCCCGAGCTGGTCAACGCCGCCCAGCAGCTGCGGTTCCCGACGCTGGTCAAGCCGGTCGACTCGTCCGGCAGCCGCGGGGTCGTCTCGTGCTCCGGCCCCGGCCGGCTGGCCAAGGCGTTCACCGAGTCGCTCGCGTTCTCACCGTCCGGCCGGCTGGTCGTGGAGGAGCACCTCGACGGCACGCACTACACGATCGAAGCGCTGGTCGTCGACGGCCGGATCGTCTTCCACGCCGTCACCGAACGCACGCTCACGCCGCCGCCGTTCTTCGTGACGTCGTCGCACCTGCTGCCGGGCGAACTGCCCGCGGACGCCGAGCTGCGGCTGATCGAGGCGCTCGACCTGATCTGCGCCGAGCTCGGCTACCGGACCGGGCCGCTCACGCTGGACGCCGTCCTGGGCCGCGACGGGCAGCTCTACCTCATCGAGATGGGCGCGCGGATGGGCGGCAACGGCCTCGCCGAGGCGATCCAGCACTGCTACGGCGCCGACCTGATCGCCGCCGGGATCGCGGCCGCCACCGGCGACGAAGTCCGCCTGGACCTGCACGCGGCGAAGCCGACGCTGGTGCACATCCTCGCGTCCGACCGCGGCGGGCATCTGTCCCGAGTGGACGGTGTCGAGGACGTCGCCGCGATGCCCGGCGTGGTCGGGCTACACCTGTTCGCCGACGAAGGGTCCTACGTCAAGCCGTACGAGCAGGCGGGCTACAAGCTCGGTTACGTCGTGCTCACCGCCCGGTCCGTGCCCGAGGTGCTCGCCGCGGAGAACGAGGTGCGCGGCACGCTGAAGTTCCTGCTCCACGAGCAGGACATGGCGGTACCCCTGCCGTGA